From the genome of Argentina anserina chromosome 4, drPotAnse1.1, whole genome shotgun sequence, one region includes:
- the LOC126791438 gene encoding uncharacterized protein LOC126791438: protein MEPFALKLEMLKGPRQGETLEYRPGSKIRIGRVVRGNNLPIKDSGISTNHLIIESESGRWTVRDLDSSNGTIVNDAAVDPNTPLELHDGDEIKIGEYTSISVKIECREEESRLRRNPRRAAVGKVVAGGRRGRAAEESELKVKPEVEKENDEEIGGAAARVPARRGRAAKKIEVSCELEKEVEEIEAVEKRKRGQGRPRKAKVLKSVEDLVEEEVAVVLEVSSRAAQRSNVVAESVSCSVECEEVKIKPKKRGRKRKDVQEEQLVCEKGNVVAEEKNLGEVASVGVNGDNEDKCGVLEQKDSGEAVLIAANGDNEDGSDVPEQRDLGGIGPVEDDDAKGLDHRDETREEAAVGVGVGESGNDDNEKTKESNLSHEEAAASECDVGESGDKVESGSRSCSSVSGAKDVDERGSGSGVKEGLGKIWQEEPDLEKMTLDDWFDYVEVSWAKVVNDEIDKICAGMREKARLVQECIAQHKREKGQS from the coding sequence atggagccTTTCGCTCTGAAGCTGGAAATGCTCAAGGGCCCCCGGCAGGGAGAAACCCTAGAGTACCGACCCGGTTCCAAGATCCGAATCGGCCGGGTCGTCCGCGGCAACAACCTCCCTATCAAAGACTCCGGCATCTCCACCAACCACCTAATCATCGAATCCGAATCGGGCAGATGGACGGTCCGAGATCTCGACTCCTCCAACGGCACCATAGTAAACGACGCCGCCGTCGACCCGAACACGCCGTTGGAGCTCCACGACGGCGACGAGATTAAAATCGGAGAGTACACCTCGATCTCCGTCAAGATCGAGTGCCGCGAAGAAGAGAGCCGGTTGCGGCGGAACCCGAGGCGCGCGGCGGTGGGTAAGGTGGTGGCGGGTGGCCGGAGAGGTAGGGCTGCGGAGGAGAGCGAATTGAAAGTGAAACCGGAGGTGGAGAAAGAGAATGATGAGGAGATTGGTGGAGCGGCGGCTAGGGTTCCGGCCCGGAGAGGCAGGGCGGCGAAGAAGATTGAAGTGAGCTGTGAGTTGGAGAAAGAGGTGGAGGAAATTGAGGCGGTGGAGAAGCGGAAGAGGGGCCAGGGGCGGCCGAGGAAAGCTAAGGTTTTGAAGAGTGTGGAGgatttggtggaggaggaggttgCGGTGGTGCTGGAAGTGAGTTCGAGAGCAGCTCAAAGGTCGAATGTGGTTGCGGAATCGGTGAGTTGCAGTGTGGAGTGTGAAGAAGTGAAGATTAAACCGAAGAAGCGAGGTAGGAAGAGAAAGGATGTGCAAGAGGAGCAGCTTGTGTGTGAGAAAGGCAATGTTGTTGCCGAGGAGAAAAATTTGGGGGAAGTTGCCTCGGTTGGTGTTAATGGCGATAATGAGGATAAATGTGGTGTTTTGGAGCAGAAGGATTCGGGAGAAGCTGTTTTAATTGCTGCTAATGGCGATAATGAGGATGGAAGTGATGTCCCGGAGCAGAGGGATTTGGGAGGAATTGGTCCggttgaggatgatgatgctAAGGGGCTAGATCATAGGGACGAGACGCGTGAAGAAGCAGCAGTTGGAGTTGGTGTGGGAGAGAGTGGCAATGATGATAATGAGAAGACAAAAGAGTCCAATTTGAGCCATGAAGAGGCGGCAGCCAGTGAATGTGATGTTGGAGAGAGTGGCGATAAGGTTGAAAGTGGTAGTAGGAGCTGTTCTAGTGTTAGTGGTGCTAAGGATGTTGATGAAAGGGGGAGTGGTTCTGGTGTCAAAGAAGGTTTGGGAAAGATTTGGCAGGAGGAGCCTGATTTGGAGAAGATGACATTGGACGATTGGTTTGATTATGTGGAAGTTTCTTGGGCAAAAGTGGTAAATGATGAGATTGATAAGATTTGTGCTGGAATGAGAGAGAAAGCTAGGCTAGTCCAGGAGTGTATAGCCCAGCACAAGAGGGAGAAGGGTCAAAGCTAA